One segment of Aquimarina sp. BL5 DNA contains the following:
- a CDS encoding AAA family ATPase, with protein MANYKIVITGGPSTGKTTIIEHLEQIGETCYQEVSRAIIQEAQKNGVDQLFLEDPTLFSRKLLEERVAQFEEAKKVNQSRVFLDRGIPDVVAYMNYAKESSPMDFIKACKENIYDLVFVLPPWEKIHKTDNERYESFDQAQEIYHHLLDTYSDFGYNCIEVPFGNVKERSTFILQHVK; from the coding sequence TTGGCAAATTATAAAATCGTTATTACAGGAGGTCCATCTACAGGGAAAACTACCATTATAGAGCACCTCGAACAAATCGGAGAAACTTGTTACCAAGAAGTGTCCAGAGCTATCATCCAAGAGGCTCAAAAAAATGGTGTAGATCAACTGTTTTTAGAAGACCCCACTCTATTTAGTCGAAAATTGTTAGAAGAACGGGTAGCGCAATTTGAAGAAGCTAAAAAAGTTAATCAATCAAGAGTATTTCTGGATCGAGGTATTCCCGATGTTGTTGCGTATATGAATTATGCAAAAGAATCAAGTCCTATGGATTTCATAAAAGCTTGCAAAGAAAACATATATGATTTAGTTTTTGTGTTGCCACCTTGGGAAAAAATTCATAAGACTGATAACGAAAGATACGAAAGCTTTGACCAAGCACAAGAGATTTATCATCACCTTTTAGACACTTATTCAGATTTTGGATACAATTGTATTGAAGTTCCTTTTGGAAATGTAAAAGAACGTAGTACCTTTATATTACAACACGTAAAATAA
- a CDS encoding (2Fe-2S)-binding protein, which produces MPVYKLKVNGQSLSVEADEDTPLLWVLRDHFDLVGTKFGCGIGQCGACTIHADGVATRSCLLKVSVATEMEIKTIEGLSKDISHPVQQAWKEIDVPQCGYCQAGQIMTAAAFLEQNSNPSREEIRDAMSGNICRCASYNRIEKAVQQAASKIS; this is translated from the coding sequence ATGCCTGTTTATAAGCTAAAAGTAAATGGTCAATCGCTTTCTGTAGAAGCCGATGAAGACACGCCTCTTTTATGGGTGTTACGAGATCATTTTGATCTGGTCGGAACTAAATTCGGTTGCGGTATTGGACAATGTGGAGCCTGTACTATTCATGCAGATGGAGTTGCGACTCGGAGCTGTTTATTAAAAGTTTCTGTTGCTACAGAAATGGAAATTAAAACAATCGAAGGTTTATCCAAAGATATTTCTCATCCAGTGCAACAAGCTTGGAAAGAGATCGATGTTCCTCAATGTGGATATTGTCAGGCAGGTCAGATTATGACTGCCGCAGCTTTTCTAGAACAAAACTCTAATCCTAGCAGAGAAGAGATTAGAGATGCTATGAGCGGTAATATTTGTAGATGTGCTTCTTATAATAGAATAGAAAAGGCAGTACAACAAGCAGCAAGTAAAATAAGCTAA